From the Malaclemys terrapin pileata isolate rMalTer1 chromosome 13, rMalTer1.hap1, whole genome shotgun sequence genome, one window contains:
- the CANT1 gene encoding soluble calcium-activated nucleotidase 1 produces MPVPPSQRLEWSESMNPLRISVGGLPVLASMTKAADPRFRLRWKAILVSSLSVALVLLLLCFHRSATGRPAPANAHNRRLSLLPGDRYNDTYPLSPPQRNSEGVRYRIGVIADLDTGSRGSREHTWFSYLKKGYLTLSASGDRVTVEWDRADSLLESHLAEKGRGMELSELVVFNGKLYAVDDRTGVVYLIEGTTVVPWVILSDGDGTVGKGFKAEWLAVKDEHLYVGGLGKEWTTATGEVMNENPEWVKVVGSKGDVGHENWVSNYNALRAAAGIRPPGYLIHESAAWSETLQRWFFLPRRASQERYDEKADEHRGTNLLLRATQDFGDIAVSHVGTAVPTHGFSSFKFIPDTDDQLIVALKSEEDDGKIATYIMAFTLDGRFLLPETRIGAMKYEGIEFI; encoded by the exons ATGCCCGTCCCGCCCAGCCAGCGCCTGGAATGGAGTGAGTCTATGAACCCGCTCCGGATCAGCGTCGGTGGCCTTCCCGTCCTAGCTTCCATGACCAAGGCTGCTGACCCCCGCTTCCGACTGCGCTGGAAGGCCATCCTGGTGTCCTCGCTCAGCGTCGCCTTggtcctgctcctgctctgctttcaCCGCTCGGCCACGGGGAGGCCAGCCCCGGCCAACGCCCACAACCGgcggctcagcctgctgcccGGGGACAGGTACAATGACACCTACCCGCTGTCCCCGCCCCAGAGGAACTCAGAAGGGGTGCGCTACCGGATCGGGGTCATTGCCGACCTGGACACCGGCTCCAGGGGCTCACGGGAGCACACCTGGTTCAGTTACCTGAAGAAGGGCTACCTGACCCTGTCGGCCAGCGGGGACAGAGTGACGGTGGAGTGGGACCGGGCCGACAGCCTGCTGGAGTCGCATCTGGCCGAAAAGGGGAGAGGCATGGAGCTCTCGGAGCTGGTCGTCTTCAACGGGAAGCTGTATGCAGTGGATGACCGGACGGGAGTGGTCTACCTGATCGAGGGCACCACGGTGGTGCCCTGGGTGATCCTGTCAGATGGGGATGGCACCGTGGGCAAAG GCTTTAAAGCGGAGTGGCTGGCGGTGAAGGATGAACATCTGTACGTGGGTGGCCTGGGGAAGGAGTGGACCACGGCCACCGGGGAGGTGATGAATGAGAACCCCGAGTGGGTGAAGGTGGTCGGCTCCAAGGGGGACGTGGGCCATGAGAACTGGGTGTCTAACTACAACGCCCTGAGGGCAGCGGCTGGCATCAGACCCCCAG gtTACCTCATCCACGAGTCGGCCGCCTGGAGCGAGACGCTGCAGCGCTGGTTCTTCCTGCCGCGCCGGGCTAGCCAGGAGCGCTACGACGAGAAGGCCGACGAGCACCGGGGCACCAACCTGCTGCTGCGAGCCACGCAGGACTTCGGCGACATCGCCGTCAGCCACGTGGGGACCGCGGTCCCGACCCACGGCTTCTCCTCCTTCAAATTCATCCCCGACACTGACGACCAGCTCATCGTGGCCCTGAAATCGGAGGAGGACGATGGCAAGATCGCCACCTACATCATGGCCTTCACGCTGGACGGGCGTTTCCTGCTGCCGGAGACCAGGATCGGGGCCATGAAATACGAAGGGATTGAGTTTATTTAA